In the genome of bacterium, the window GCCGCCAGGCCGGCGAGCAGCGCCCACGCCATCGACGGGGCGAGCCCGACGCTGTGCGTGGTGAAGATCACGGGGCTGAGCGCGCGCAGGTAGCGCGCCGACAGCCAGACGAGCGGCACGTCCACGAACCCGACGATCGCGAACACGGCCGCAAACCGAGCCTGCCGTGGGTCGTCGCCGGCGGCCGCGCGCAGCACGAGATAGCCGGTGTAGATCAGCCACAGAATGAGGTACGTCACGAGCTGCGGGTCCCACGTCCACCACGTCCCCCACACCGGGCGTGCCCACAGGGATCCCGTGATGATCACCAACGTCGCAAACAGGACGCCGATCTCCGCCGCGGACGCGCTTGCCACGTCCCACTCCCGCCGGCCGGTTCGCAGGTAGCGCACCCCAGCCCAGCACGCGTGGCCGAACGCGACGAAGCCCACCCACGCGAGCGGCAGGTGCACGTAGAAGATGCGCTGGATGTCCCCCATCACCGCTTCGCGCTGAGCGTACACGAACGCGCCGTAGAGGGCGAGCAGCATCGTCGCGAAGCAGGCCCAGCCGAGCAGGCCGTCCGCGGAACGGGGCACTCGTCCGTGTGTCATCGCGGCATCACGCGAAAAGCATAGCAAACGCCTGGAGGGGTTTCAACGAACGCCGGACTCGGCGGCACGCAACGTCACTGCCTGACGCGGATCACCATGTTGACGGGATTGATGAATCGGAGCGCCGTCAGCAGCAGCGCAAGGCCGGTGACCATGTAGACGACGGCCATCGCGTCGATCGCTTGGCTCGGCCGGATCCCCGCCGCGAACGCCGCGTAGTAAAGCGCGACGACGAGCGTCTGGCTCTTGGCCCCAGACACGAGGAACGTCAGCTCGAACAGCGCGATCGCCCGCACGAGGATCAACAGCCCCGCCGCGAGCACGCCGGGGAGGGCGATCGGCAGCAGCACGCGCCGGAACACCCGCCACGGCGACGCGCCGAGCGTGCGCGCCGCCCGTTCCAGGTTCGGGTCGATCTGCTCGAAGAACGGCGTCATGATCAGCACCACGAACGGCATCGCCGGCACGATGTTCACGATGATCACGCCTGCAAGCGACCCGCCGAGGCGGGCCGTGTACAGCATCGCAGCCAGCGGGATCCCGTAGGTGATGGGGGGCACCAGCATCGGAAGGATCAACAACAGCAGGAGCAGCGGTCGCCCCGGAAAGGCCCGCCGCGCCAGGACATACGCCGCCGGCACCCCAAGCGCGAGACTCACGATCGTCACGGTCAACCCCACGACAATCGTGATCGCCAGGACGTAGCCGAGGTCGAACTCGGCAATGGCAAACCGGTACCACTTCGTCGTGTACGCGTCGGGCAGCCACCCGCCGAACCACGTCGAGGCGATCGAGTTGAGGAACGCCGAGAGGAAGATGCCGGCCACGAGCACGGCAAACGCGCCGACGAGCGCATACACCCACCAACTCGGGCCGCCGCCCGCGTGGGCGCGGCGCGGGCGCGCGACGGACCGGTTCATCCGCGTCCTCCGATCGTGGGGCCCTGGTAGGCACGGTTCCGTGCCGCCAGCACGAGCGCCACGAAGACGAGCTCGATCGCGGCCATCACCATCGCGATCGCGGACGCCTGCGGGTAGTCGAAACGCTCGTACGCCGCCTGCCACGCGGCGAGCGCGATGACGCGTGTCTCGCCGGCGGGTTGACCGACCAGCACCGCCGATGGGAATACCGAGAACGTCGCGACGAACGACAGCGCAGCCGCTGCGGCGATACCCGGCGCGAGCAGCGGGAGCGTCACGCGCAACAGCCGCTGCCACCACCCGGCGCCGAGCGTCCGCGCCGCCTGCTCGAGCCGTGGGTCGATCCCGGACGCATACCCGAGGAGAACCAAGAACACCGCCGGGAAGTCCGAGATCATGAGCGACAGGAACACCCCGGTGTAGTTGTGCACGAACTGCACCGGCGTGCCGATGATGTGGAGCGCGAGCAGGAGCTTGTTGAGCCAGCCGGCCGGCCCGAAGAACTCGATCATCCCCTCCGCGAGCAGCACGGTGCCCAGCGTCATCGGGATCACGAGCAGCCCGGTGATCACCCGCTGCCCGGGGAGCGGGCGCCGCAGTCGGTACGCCAGCGGCAGCGCGATCAGAAGGTCGAGCAGCGTCAC includes:
- a CDS encoding 2-vinyl bacteriochlorophyllide hydratase encodes the protein MTHGRVPRSADGLLGWACFATMLLALYGAFVYAQREAVMGDIQRIFYVHLPLAWVGFVAFGHACWAGVRYLRTGRREWDVASASAAEIGVLFATLVIITGSLWARPVWGTWWTWDPQLVTYLILWLIYTGYLVLRAAAGDDPRQARFAAVFAIVGFVDVPLVWLSARYLRALSPVIFTTHSVGLAPSMAWALLAGLAAWSLFYVVLVRARIRLGMLETRLQAFADEGA
- a CDS encoding ABC transporter permease subunit, which translates into the protein MNRSVARPRRAHAGGGPSWWVYALVGAFAVLVAGIFLSAFLNSIASTWFGGWLPDAYTTKWYRFAIAEFDLGYVLAITIVVGLTVTIVSLALGVPAAYVLARRAFPGRPLLLLLLILPMLVPPITYGIPLAAMLYTARLGGSLAGVIIVNIVPAMPFVVLIMTPFFEQIDPNLERAARTLGASPWRVFRRVLLPIALPGVLAAGLLILVRAIALFELTFLVSGAKSQTLVVALYYAAFAAGIRPSQAIDAMAVVYMVTGLALLLTALRFINPVNMVIRVRQ
- a CDS encoding ABC transporter permease subunit: MLLPLLPALLVVLMLFIYPFAYGLMLSLHPQGALAKAGAFANYAVFFGDPRERTSIWNTLRLAVPVTLLDLLIALPLAYRLRRPLPGQRVITGLLVIPMTLGTVLLAEGMIEFFGPAGWLNKLLLALHIIGTPVQFVHNYTGVFLSLMISDFPAVFLVLLGYASGIDPRLEQAARTLGAGWWQRLLRVTLPLLAPGIAAAAALSFVATFSVFPSAVLVGQPAGETRVIALAAWQAAYERFDYPQASAIAMVMAAIELVFVALVLAARNRAYQGPTIGGRG